The following are encoded in a window of Flavobacterium psychrotrophum genomic DNA:
- a CDS encoding glycosyltransferase family 2 protein, with protein MISVLIPVYNYNVLPLVENVKAQCDACGIIYEIIVLDDASKNTAFITQNDPINDLDYCHYEVLPANIGRSAIRNLLGQKAQYNWMLFLDADVLPVDGMLIQKYLPFLTNNIKVVYGGIRYQPEKPAQSQILRWHYGNAREALQVDSRKENPYLSLLTLNFCIHKQIFETVRFNETIPNLRHEDTLFSYNLKQHNITIEHIGNPVYHLGLESSEIFLQKSEEAVIGLQYLINNNLISPEYLKISGYYNTIKKTGLLPLARVWHKVTAKALRNYFLRPNPSLFIFDLYRLGYLCSLK; from the coding sequence ATGATCTCTGTACTAATACCTGTATATAACTACAATGTACTGCCATTAGTAGAAAATGTAAAGGCACAATGCGATGCTTGTGGCATTATTTATGAAATTATTGTTTTAGACGATGCGTCAAAAAACACAGCATTTATAACACAAAACGACCCGATAAACGACCTTGATTATTGCCACTATGAGGTATTGCCGGCAAACATTGGCCGTAGTGCCATACGCAATTTACTAGGGCAGAAAGCACAATACAACTGGATGCTTTTTCTGGATGCCGACGTGCTGCCGGTAGACGGTATGCTGATACAAAAATATCTGCCATTTCTTACCAACAACATTAAAGTAGTTTATGGCGGCATACGCTACCAGCCGGAAAAACCTGCCCAAAGCCAGATTTTAAGGTGGCATTATGGTAATGCACGTGAAGCTTTACAGGTAGACAGCCGAAAGGAAAATCCTTACCTGAGCCTTCTTACCCTTAACTTCTGCATCCATAAACAAATATTTGAAACAGTACGGTTTAATGAAACCATACCTAACTTGAGGCATGAAGACACTTTATTTTCATATAACCTCAAGCAACATAATATTACAATAGAACATATAGGTAATCCGGTGTATCATTTGGGGCTGGAAAGCAGTGAGATTTTTCTTCAAAAATCTGAAGAAGCCGTAATTGGCCTGCAATACCTCATTAACAATAATCTAATAAGCCCGGAGTATTTAAAAATTTCAGGTTATTATAACACCATCAAAAAAACAGGATTGCTTCCGTTAGCCCGTGTTTGGCATAAAGTAACGGCAAAAGCACTGCGTAACTATTTTTTAAGACCTAATCCGTCTCTTTTTATTTTTGATTTATACAGATTAGGATATCTTTGTTCATTAAAATAA
- a CDS encoding class I SAM-dependent methyltransferase, with translation MYSTGKKLLSKIVSRNWLIKNEEVFRGIYSVIYKGNKHQCTVCNKKLSTFISLPGNDLLCPNCGSLSRDRRLWQLEQQYLKPGISMLDFSPSRCLARRLLKRNDINYLSTDLSDNFIARHRFDITNINLADSSVDFITCYHILEHIEQDSKAMAELYRVLKPGGTALIQTPYKKGDIYEDFTITEPAEREIHFGQDDHVRIYSVEGLKQRLENAGFTVAVNTFKEDLYAGLSADETVLILSKQ, from the coding sequence ATGTACAGCACTGGTAAAAAGTTATTATCTAAAATAGTAAGCCGTAACTGGCTTATAAAAAATGAAGAAGTCTTTAGGGGCATTTATTCTGTTATTTATAAAGGTAATAAGCATCAGTGTACCGTTTGCAATAAAAAGCTCAGCACCTTTATATCATTACCCGGCAATGATTTGTTATGTCCCAATTGTGGCAGCCTTTCGCGAGACAGGAGGCTGTGGCAGCTGGAACAGCAATACCTGAAGCCAGGAATATCGATGCTTGATTTCTCTCCTTCGCGCTGCCTTGCAAGAAGGCTCCTGAAAAGAAATGACATTAACTACCTGAGTACAGATCTTTCTGATAATTTTATTGCCAGGCATCGTTTTGATATAACTAATATAAACCTTGCCGACAGTAGCGTAGACTTTATAACCTGTTACCATATATTAGAACATATAGAACAAGATAGCAAAGCTATGGCAGAACTATACCGGGTTTTAAAGCCGGGTGGCACAGCACTCATACAAACGCCCTACAAGAAAGGCGACATTTATGAAGATTTTACTATTACTGAGCCTGCAGAACGTGAAATACATTTTGGGCAGGATGACCATGTAAGGATATATTCTGTTGAAGGACTTAAACAAAGGCTTGAGAACGCGGGGTTTACGGTAGCAGTAAATACGTTTAAAGAAGATTTATACGCTGGGCTAAGCGCAGATGAAACCGTATTGATACTTAGCAAGCAATAG
- a CDS encoding glycosyltransferase family 2 protein: MAGALKKSDIEILLSTMNRTNLDFLVPMFPFAHFSDFNILIVNQTTEENTLTSAYPSVRVINSFERGLSRSRNLLVKNASKKIGYITDDDLVFLEGFDQKIVKGCNHYPKSAAVKFVTVNFEGIPFRKYPNTPVQNLNALWRLNSTSWEIALNIDIVRHSNVQFDTRFGLGSTFPLGEEPVLLNKLHDAGHTISHYPETIVSHKTIKDSDLITLQENYRIRGAYLAQIFKHKFLIWLGVQLAYDLKSGKVKPWRVFSCIQYAFKGKNQLKITHEDNA, from the coding sequence TTGGCAGGAGCTTTAAAAAAATCAGATATCGAAATTTTGTTGTCGACCATGAACAGGACGAACCTTGATTTTTTAGTGCCAATGTTCCCCTTTGCGCATTTTTCAGATTTTAACATCCTGATCGTTAACCAAACTACCGAAGAGAATACACTTACATCGGCCTACCCAAGCGTACGTGTTATAAACTCGTTTGAACGCGGGCTTAGCCGTAGCCGTAACCTATTGGTTAAAAATGCATCAAAAAAGATAGGTTATATTACTGATGATGACCTTGTTTTTTTAGAAGGTTTTGACCAAAAAATAGTAAAAGGCTGTAACCATTACCCCAAAAGCGCTGCGGTAAAGTTTGTAACAGTTAACTTTGAGGGTATACCTTTCAGAAAATATCCCAATACACCTGTGCAGAATCTAAATGCTTTATGGCGCTTAAACAGTACATCGTGGGAAATAGCATTAAACATAGATATTGTAAGGCACTCTAACGTGCAATTTGACACGCGTTTTGGACTTGGCAGTACTTTTCCGTTAGGAGAGGAGCCTGTGCTTTTAAACAAACTGCATGATGCAGGCCATACTATAAGCCATTATCCTGAAACGATAGTTTCGCATAAAACCATTAAAGACAGCGATCTTATTACCCTTCAGGAAAACTATCGCATACGCGGGGCATACCTGGCACAGATATTTAAACACAAATTTCTCATTTGGCTTGGGGTACAGCTGGCATACGATTTAAAGTCGGGCAAGGTAAAACCATGGCGGGTATTTAGCTGCATACAATATGCCTTTAAAGGCAAAAATCAACTAAAAATAACACATGAAGACAACGCTTAG
- a CDS encoding O-antigen translocase: MGFNKFRYSRLLHVSGLNLINISVRVIGGIVSSKIVATFLGAQGMAITGSFRNVLTSLETFSMLGLQNGIIKTTAEFQNDEIRLKEVIVTSAALISMAVLISIVLLFCFSGEISSLVFNGNVEFYFMFRILAVFLPIYTASIFFISLLNGLGKYKNIILINIFSNIFGVIFSAFLIWQKGIDGAILGLILTPVLTFIFSVGPIIKSFKDSYSFSVTQFNIGLLKYFFSYSAMMFVTAFIAPVLFIFIRDFIMTYAGEEQAGYWDAINRFSSFYMMFPLTLINFYFLPELSKKSDNNSKAKLLLSYYKYIMPFFATGLILIFSLRVAIIKMLLSDGFMAMDGLFKWQLAGDLFKACGFILAQQFFVKRLTKDYIITEIISSLILFVLSFILIKQYGAEGATIAYAFENLILAIALFFYFRKDFYSSPHL; the protein is encoded by the coding sequence GTGGGCTTTAATAAATTCAGATACTCAAGATTACTACACGTTTCCGGATTAAATTTAATTAATATTTCCGTAAGAGTAATAGGAGGGATTGTATCTTCTAAAATTGTTGCTACTTTTCTTGGTGCTCAGGGTATGGCAATAACAGGAAGCTTTAGAAATGTTCTAACCTCATTAGAAACTTTCTCAATGTTAGGGCTTCAAAATGGGATAATAAAAACTACTGCAGAGTTTCAAAACGACGAGATAAGGCTTAAGGAAGTAATTGTTACTTCGGCAGCATTAATTAGTATGGCTGTGTTAATTAGTATTGTTTTGCTTTTTTGTTTTTCGGGCGAAATAAGTTCTTTAGTATTTAATGGAAACGTAGAGTTTTATTTTATGTTTCGTATACTTGCAGTCTTTTTGCCCATTTATACGGCAAGTATTTTCTTTATATCATTGCTAAATGGTTTAGGCAAGTATAAAAATATTATACTCATAAATATATTTAGTAATATTTTTGGGGTTATCTTCTCAGCATTTTTAATTTGGCAAAAAGGAATAGATGGTGCCATATTAGGACTTATTTTGACTCCTGTACTGACATTTATTTTTTCAGTTGGTCCCATAATTAAATCATTTAAAGATAGTTATTCATTTAGTGTTACACAGTTTAATATAGGTTTATTAAAATATTTCTTTTCTTATAGTGCCATGATGTTTGTTACGGCATTCATTGCCCCAGTCCTTTTCATTTTTATCAGAGATTTTATAATGACTTATGCAGGTGAGGAACAGGCGGGTTATTGGGATGCCATTAATAGGTTTTCATCATTTTATATGATGTTTCCTCTTACTCTAATAAATTTTTACTTTTTACCAGAACTATCAAAAAAATCAGATAACAACTCAAAGGCTAAATTATTGTTGAGCTATTATAAATATATTATGCCTTTTTTTGCAACAGGCTTGATTTTAATTTTTTCCCTAAGGGTTGCTATTATCAAAATGTTATTAAGTGATGGCTTTATGGCTATGGACGGTTTATTCAAATGGCAACTGGCAGGAGACTTATTTAAAGCTTGCGGATTTATACTTGCTCAACAATTTTTTGTTAAAAGATTGACTAAAGATTATATAATAACCGAAATTATATCTTCGCTGATTCTTTTTGTATTGTCATTTATATTAATAAAACAATACGGAGCCGAAGGAGCCACGATTGCATATGCTTTTGAAAATCTCATATTAGCTATAGCATTATTTTTTTATTTTAGAAAGGATTTCTATTCCTCCCCACACCTCTAA
- a CDS encoding glycosyltransferase family protein, with amino-acid sequence MKILLVGEYSRLHNSLKEGLESLGHQAVIVSDGDSFKNYGSQYSVRSRYFVHPFLNKIRKGIYKLTGTDFEKTERGLRFLMLLPQLKDFNYIQLINSDAIGTHPWLSKIIYKKLAALNAPISLLVCGDETPVIDYALSEKLRYSILTPYLDNNGLAKMYQYTLKYGQSNYRNVFNFLAVKAQSIITSDLDYEIPMQAMGYKTHFIANPINTNKIHFLPLEVKDKVVIFLGINRLSYIKKGIVFFEKALEIIAEKYTDKAEIIITENIPYAEYIKIYDRAHILLDQVYAYDQGYNALEAMAKGKVVFTGAESEFMAHYNLTEPVNYNALPDAKAIADSLSYLIENPDEIIATGKRARAFIEKEHDYKRIAGRYLEVFRGVGRNRNPF; translated from the coding sequence ATGAAAATACTTTTAGTGGGCGAATACAGCAGGCTGCACAATTCTCTTAAAGAAGGTCTGGAAAGCCTGGGCCATCAGGCAGTAATTGTAAGCGATGGCGACAGCTTTAAAAACTATGGTTCGCAGTATTCTGTTCGTTCACGATATTTTGTCCATCCTTTTTTAAACAAGATAAGAAAAGGCATTTACAAACTTACAGGTACCGACTTTGAAAAGACCGAGAGAGGCTTGCGCTTTTTAATGCTCCTGCCCCAGCTAAAGGATTTTAACTATATACAACTTATCAACAGCGATGCCATAGGTACACACCCCTGGTTGTCAAAAATTATTTATAAAAAACTGGCAGCTCTAAACGCACCTATATCCCTGTTAGTATGCGGAGATGAAACACCGGTGATTGATTATGCACTTTCTGAAAAACTAAGGTATTCTATACTTACCCCTTACTTAGATAACAATGGGCTTGCAAAAATGTATCAGTACACTTTAAAATATGGCCAGAGTAATTATCGTAATGTATTTAATTTCTTAGCGGTAAAGGCACAAAGCATCATTACATCTGACCTTGATTACGAAATTCCTATGCAGGCAATGGGTTACAAAACCCATTTTATTGCAAACCCTATAAATACTAATAAAATACACTTTTTGCCTCTGGAGGTAAAAGATAAAGTTGTTATCTTTTTAGGAATTAACCGGCTTAGTTACATTAAAAAAGGTATTGTTTTTTTTGAAAAAGCGCTGGAAATCATTGCCGAAAAATATACTGACAAGGCTGAGATCATCATTACAGAGAACATTCCGTATGCCGAATATATTAAGATTTATGACCGTGCCCATATACTGCTCGACCAGGTATATGCTTACGATCAGGGGTATAATGCCTTAGAGGCTATGGCTAAGGGTAAAGTAGTTTTTACAGGTGCTGAAAGCGAATTTATGGCACACTACAACCTAACCGAACCTGTAAATTATAATGCACTACCGGATGCTAAAGCTATAGCAGATTCGTTAAGCTACCTTATAGAAAACCCTGACGAAATTATTGCTACGGGTAAACGTGCACGTGCATTTATAGAAAAGGAGCATGATTATAAAAGGATAGCGGGGAGGTATTTAGAGGTATTTAGAGGTGTGGGGAGGAATAGAAATCCTTTCTAA
- a CDS encoding glycosyltransferase family 2 protein, producing the protein MPIFSIIIPLYNKEAFIADTLNSALSQTFTDFEIIVTDDGSTDNGPAIVKSHTDPRIVYKRINNSGVSVARNTGIEIARGEIIAFLDADDYWEPQHLETLYKLYIDNPAVGMLTARYMIRIGKGMLKKPFFQGIDDNYSGIIKDAFYSSLINRVAVTSDVAVPKHVFSKTGMFNENVTHFEDTELWIKITNNYPVAITNQYTMVYNFDIPESLSREKMKYRKIMDFTQFTEEEKNNKSLKAFIDIYRIEYALKYRIEGDLINAGKLYRASDASAIHYKTKFLFMLPPFVLRSMLFVKHWLHRKGIAFSVYN; encoded by the coding sequence ATGCCTATATTTTCAATTATAATTCCTTTATACAATAAGGAAGCGTTTATTGCTGATACCTTAAACAGTGCGCTATCTCAAACATTTACAGATTTTGAAATTATTGTAACAGATGACGGATCTACAGATAACGGCCCGGCAATTGTTAAAAGCCATACTGACCCCCGCATTGTTTATAAGCGCATAAATAACAGCGGTGTTTCTGTTGCACGCAACACCGGTATTGAAATAGCCCGCGGCGAAATAATCGCGTTTCTGGACGCAGATGACTACTGGGAACCTCAACACCTTGAAACGCTCTATAAATTATACATAGATAACCCAGCCGTGGGTATGCTTACTGCCAGATACATGATACGCATAGGAAAAGGCATGCTTAAAAAGCCTTTTTTTCAGGGAATTGACGATAACTATTCCGGCATAATAAAAGATGCCTTTTATTCCAGCCTCATCAACCGTGTGGCGGTAACTTCGGATGTGGCTGTACCAAAACACGTTTTTTCTAAAACAGGAATGTTTAATGAAAATGTGACGCATTTTGAAGACACAGAACTGTGGATTAAAATAACGAATAACTATCCTGTAGCAATTACTAACCAGTATACTATGGTCTATAATTTTGACATACCCGAAAGCTTGTCAAGAGAAAAAATGAAGTACCGTAAAATAATGGACTTTACCCAATTTACTGAAGAGGAAAAAAATAACAAGAGCCTTAAGGCTTTTATTGACATTTACCGTATAGAATATGCGTTAAAATACAGGATAGAGGGAGATCTTATAAATGCAGGCAAACTCTATAGAGCCTCAGATGCTTCTGCCATACATTATAAAACAAAGTTTCTTTTTATGCTTCCCCCATTTGTACTGCGCAGTATGTTATTTGTAAAGCACTGGCTACACCGCAAGGGTATTGCTTTTTCTGTATATAATTAG
- a CDS encoding sugar 3,4-ketoisomerase: MKTTLSDIQYINFPVVKDSRGNLSFIEEGIIPYAFKRIYYLFDVPGGAERGGHSHIAQHEILIALSGSFDVILDDGTNKEAYTLNHPAKGLHIVDGIWRELKNFSSGAVCLVIAQDVFDEADYIREYDEFVALKKEN; this comes from the coding sequence ATGAAGACAACGCTTAGCGATATACAATACATAAACTTTCCGGTAGTTAAAGATTCAAGGGGTAATCTTTCTTTCATAGAGGAGGGTATAATACCTTACGCTTTTAAAAGGATTTATTATTTGTTTGACGTTCCCGGAGGTGCAGAAAGGGGAGGGCACTCTCATATTGCCCAACATGAAATACTTATAGCCCTAAGCGGTAGCTTTGATGTGATTCTTGATGATGGAACCAATAAAGAAGCATACACGCTTAATCATCCTGCAAAAGGGCTGCATATAGTAGACGGTATATGGCGCGAACTAAAAAACTTTTCATCGGGGGCTGTATGCCTGGTTATTGCACAGGATGTGTTTGATGAAGCAGATTACATACGCGAATATGATGAGTTTGTTGCGCTTAAAAAAGAAAACTAA
- a CDS encoding cell division ATP-binding protein FtsE, whose protein sequence is MSQPILSLKNITVYQENNTVLTDIDLDVNHGEFIYIIGKTGSGKSSLMKTLYGDLKLRRGEGTFVDYDLARLRDRDIPYLRRKIGIVFQDFKLLPDRNVHENLLFVLKATGWKEKTEMNIKINEVLDKVGMKSALTKMPHQLSGGEQQRIAVARALLNDPEVILADEPTGNLDPQTSVEVMQLLREINQNGKTIIMATHDYALIMKFPAKTLKCDEGTLFEVVQKTV, encoded by the coding sequence ATGTCGCAGCCCATACTATCGCTTAAAAACATAACTGTATACCAGGAAAACAATACTGTACTTACTGATATTGACCTTGATGTAAATCATGGAGAGTTTATTTACATTATTGGCAAAACAGGATCTGGTAAGAGCAGCCTGATGAAAACCCTTTATGGCGACCTTAAGCTACGCAGGGGCGAAGGCACTTTTGTAGATTATGACCTGGCAAGGCTTCGCGACCGCGACATCCCTTACCTTAGGAGAAAAATAGGCATTGTTTTTCAGGATTTTAAACTGCTACCCGATCGTAATGTGCACGAAAACCTGTTGTTTGTACTGAAAGCCACAGGCTGGAAGGAAAAGACAGAAATGAACATTAAGATTAACGAAGTACTGGACAAAGTAGGCATGAAAAGCGCGCTTACAAAAATGCCTCACCAGTTATCAGGCGGTGAGCAACAGCGTATAGCCGTGGCCCGTGCTTTGCTAAACGACCCGGAAGTTATCCTTGCCGATGAGCCTACAGGTAACCTTGATCCGCAGACGAGTGTAGAGGTTATGCAGTTATTAAGGGAGATTAACCAAAATGGTAAGACCATTATTATGGCTACGCATGATTATGCCCTTATAATGAAATTCCCGGCAAAAACACTTAAGTGTGATGAAGGTACCCTGTTTGAAGTAGTACAAAAAACGGTGTAA
- a CDS encoding tetratricopeptide repeat protein codes for MRRLNRLMLLSVPFAGLSLSAQQSTIYTHQLKDYDKAVTLYNDKQYQAAQILFEKTKTDNTDMDVQADCAFYIAECAVKLNQKNADVLMEDFVADYPVSPRQNQAYVDMAGVYFARGSYKQALEYYDKVDESNLGETDRERYNFQKGYSYFTNGDKKEADKYLQKVKDSKKYGSQAKYYLGFLAYEGDDYKKANAYFEQVEDKQKYSEKMSYFQADMAFKEGNFQKAIDLGVPQLPKSDANEKSELSKIIGESYFNLKQYDKAIPHLKNYRGNKGKWNNTDFYQLGYAYYKQGDYANAITEFNKIVGGNDAIAQNAYYHLGESYLKSGQKQQALNAFKNASEMTFEPKIQEDASLNYAKLSYEIGNPYQSVPQVLSDFITEYPSSPFKAEIQGLLIDSYITSKNYTEALTLLEKNKTPENRVAYQKVTFYRGMELYTDGKYQEALALFKKSIAEQRDPRITARATFWQGETQYGLDSFNEALISFKQFIGFSQAKTTPEYKNINYNLAYTYFKLKEYDQAAKYFGDFVAGPKDDKVRINDAYLRLGDSQFVSGKYWPAMEAYNKAIEMNGIDGDYALFQKALSYGFVARNEKKIEDLTSFVAKYPKSKYADDALYELGNTYVTEKQTANAIKAYDRLIAEYKTSSYVSKALMREALIYYNAEQDDKALAKFKEVVAKFPNTPESVEAVQTARSIYVDNGRTDEYAAWVKTLDFVDISDADLDNTAFEAAEKQYLQNNTKQAITALSGYVAKFPNGISALKANFYLAQSYYADGLESNAIPHYEFVIAKSRSEFTEQALARLSQIHLKANNCAKATPVLKRLEAEADFPQNVTFAQSNLMKCYYDTADYANAVVYADKVLANTKTEDRVKSDAQIIVARSAIKSNDEAKARTAYAKLLTIANGELAAEALYYDAYFKNKDGKFEDSNKVVQKLSKDYSGYKYFGAKGLIVMAKNFYGLKDSFQATYILESVIKNFTAYPDVVQEAQTELNTIKGQEAQRNSSIQN; via the coding sequence ATGCGCAGACTAAACAGGCTAATGCTGCTTTCCGTACCTTTTGCGGGATTAAGCCTTTCGGCACAGCAATCTACAATTTATACCCACCAGCTAAAAGATTATGATAAGGCCGTGACGCTTTATAACGATAAGCAATACCAGGCCGCACAAATTCTTTTTGAAAAGACCAAAACGGATAATACTGATATGGATGTGCAGGCAGACTGCGCTTTTTACATAGCTGAGTGCGCCGTAAAGCTTAACCAGAAGAATGCCGATGTGCTGATGGAAGACTTTGTAGCAGACTATCCGGTAAGTCCGCGCCAAAACCAGGCGTATGTAGATATGGCCGGGGTATATTTTGCACGTGGCAGCTACAAACAGGCGCTTGAATATTATGATAAGGTAGACGAAAGCAACCTGGGCGAGACCGACAGGGAGCGTTACAACTTTCAGAAAGGATACAGCTATTTTACAAACGGCGATAAAAAAGAAGCCGACAAGTACCTGCAAAAAGTAAAGGATTCTAAAAAATATGGCTCGCAGGCCAAATATTATCTTGGCTTTTTGGCTTATGAAGGTGATGACTATAAAAAAGCCAATGCTTATTTTGAACAGGTAGAAGACAAACAGAAGTACAGCGAAAAGATGTCGTACTTTCAGGCAGATATGGCTTTTAAAGAAGGCAACTTCCAGAAGGCAATAGACCTGGGTGTGCCGCAGCTGCCTAAAAGCGATGCTAACGAAAAAAGTGAACTTTCTAAGATAATAGGGGAGAGCTACTTTAACCTCAAGCAGTATGATAAGGCAATTCCGCATCTTAAAAACTATAGGGGCAATAAAGGCAAGTGGAACAATACCGACTTTTATCAGTTGGGCTATGCTTACTACAAGCAGGGTGATTATGCCAATGCCATTACCGAGTTTAACAAAATTGTAGGCGGTAACGATGCCATCGCGCAAAATGCTTATTACCATCTGGGCGAAAGCTACCTTAAAAGCGGGCAGAAGCAGCAGGCGCTTAATGCGTTTAAGAATGCCAGTGAAATGACGTTTGAGCCAAAAATACAAGAGGATGCCAGCCTTAACTATGCCAAGCTAAGCTATGAGATAGGCAACCCGTACCAGAGCGTACCTCAGGTACTGAGCGATTTTATTACAGAGTATCCTTCATCGCCATTTAAGGCTGAGATACAGGGGTTGTTGATCGACTCATACATTACATCTAAAAACTATACCGAAGCACTTACGCTTTTAGAAAAAAATAAAACGCCGGAGAACCGTGTGGCCTACCAAAAGGTAACTTTTTACCGTGGTATGGAACTTTATACCGATGGTAAATATCAGGAGGCACTTGCTTTGTTTAAAAAGTCGATAGCTGAGCAGCGCGACCCGCGCATTACGGCCCGTGCTACTTTTTGGCAGGGAGAAACCCAGTATGGCTTAGATTCGTTTAACGAGGCACTTATCAGCTTTAAGCAGTTCATTGGCTTTAGCCAGGCCAAGACCACACCGGAGTATAAGAACATCAATTATAATCTGGCGTATACATACTTCAAATTAAAGGAGTATGACCAGGCGGCTAAATACTTTGGCGATTTTGTAGCAGGTCCTAAAGATGATAAGGTGCGCATTAATGATGCTTACCTGCGCCTGGGCGACAGCCAGTTTGTATCGGGCAAGTACTGGCCTGCAATGGAAGCCTATAACAAGGCTATCGAAATGAACGGCATCGACGGCGATTATGCCTTATTCCAAAAAGCGCTGAGCTATGGTTTTGTAGCGCGTAACGAAAAAAAGATAGAAGACCTTACCAGCTTTGTGGCTAAATACCCTAAGTCGAAATATGCAGATGATGCTTTGTATGAACTGGGTAATACCTATGTTACAGAAAAGCAGACTGCAAATGCTATAAAAGCCTATGACAGGCTGATTGCTGAATATAAAACCAGCAGTTATGTAAGCAAAGCCCTGATGCGTGAAGCGCTGATTTATTACAACGCTGAGCAGGATGATAAAGCATTAGCTAAGTTTAAAGAGGTAGTTGCAAAATTCCCTAATACGCCCGAAAGTGTAGAGGCAGTGCAAACAGCGCGAAGTATTTATGTAGACAACGGCCGTACAGATGAGTATGCTGCATGGGTTAAAACACTCGACTTTGTAGATATTAGTGATGCCGACCTTGATAATACCGCTTTTGAGGCTGCCGAAAAGCAATACCTTCAGAATAATACCAAGCAGGCTATTACTGCGTTAAGTGGCTATGTGGCTAAATTCCCCAATGGTATTTCGGCACTAAAGGCTAACTTTTACCTGGCGCAATCCTATTATGCTGATGGGCTTGAGAGCAATGCCATACCACATTATGAATTTGTAATTGCCAAATCGCGCAGTGAGTTTACAGAGCAGGCGCTGGCAAGGCTTTCGCAGATACACTTAAAGGCAAACAATTGTGCCAAGGCCACACCGGTGCTTAAGAGACTGGAAGCAGAGGCAGATTTCCCTCAAAACGTAACCTTTGCGCAAAGCAACCTGATGAAGTGTTATTATGATACTGCAGATTATGCAAATGCAGTAGTATATGCCGATAAGGTACTGGCAAACACTAAGACAGAAGACCGTGTAAAAAGCGATGCACAGATAATCGTTGCCCGTTCTGCCATTAAGTCGAATGACGAGGCTAAAGCCCGTACGGCTTATGCAAAACTGCTTACCATAGCAAACGGCGAACTTGCAGCAGAAGCATTATACTATGATGCCTACTTTAAAAACAAAGACGGCAAGTTTGAAGACAGTAATAAGGTAGTCCAGAAACTTAGTAAGGATTACAGCGGCTATAAATATTTTGGGGCAAAAGGCCTTATTGTAATGGCTAAGAATTTTTATGGGCTAAAAGACAGCTTCCAGGCTACATACATACTGGAAAGCGTTATCAAGAATTTTACCGCCTATCCGGATGTGGTGCAGGAAGCACAAACCGAGCTTAACACGATCAAAGGGCAGGAAGCCCAGCGCAATTCATCCATCCAGAACTAA